A window of the Ammoniphilus oxalaticus genome harbors these coding sequences:
- a CDS encoding CvfB family protein, with protein MLETGQIRTLEVAREAAFGYFLSDGETDVLLHKNETEGVLREGQEIEVFLYMDNQERLAATMHQPLLQMGQFDWLKVTDVNKRMGVFLDMGIQKELLLSKDDLPFNWAQWPQVGDRVFVGLKHDRRGRLLAKLGLDVELAEHEKQGTRDLINTEVSGNVYRVIEPGAFLFTDENYIAFIHREDMNGTIRLGEFVTARVKSIRDDGRINVTHQASKKEAYYDDSESILQILQDRGGAMPFTDKTSPETIRERFGISKAAFKRAMGKLLKERKVYQEEGWTYLTSMKQ; from the coding sequence ATGTTAGAAACAGGTCAAATACGTACGTTGGAAGTGGCGCGAGAGGCTGCGTTTGGTTATTTTTTGAGTGATGGAGAGACGGATGTGCTCTTACATAAAAACGAAACAGAAGGCGTATTGCGCGAAGGACAAGAAATTGAAGTGTTTCTTTATATGGATAATCAGGAGCGATTAGCGGCGACGATGCATCAACCGTTATTGCAGATGGGTCAGTTTGACTGGCTAAAAGTAACCGATGTGAACAAGCGCATGGGTGTTTTTCTAGACATGGGCATTCAAAAAGAGTTGCTTTTGTCTAAAGACGATCTACCTTTTAATTGGGCGCAGTGGCCACAGGTAGGGGACCGTGTGTTTGTTGGGTTGAAGCATGATCGCCGCGGGCGTCTGTTGGCCAAGCTGGGCTTGGATGTTGAGTTGGCTGAGCATGAAAAACAAGGAACGCGAGATCTGATCAACACTGAAGTGTCTGGCAATGTGTATCGGGTCATTGAACCTGGCGCGTTTTTATTTACGGATGAAAACTACATCGCCTTTATCCACCGCGAAGATATGAATGGGACAATTCGACTGGGTGAGTTCGTTACGGCTAGAGTGAAGAGCATCCGTGATGACGGACGGATTAATGTGACGCATCAAGCAAGCAAAAAAGAAGCATACTATGATGATTCTGAATCGATTTTGCAAATATTGCAAGACCGCGGCGGGGCAATGCCTTTTACCGATAAAACGTCGCCGGAGACGATTCGAGAGCGGTTCGGGATCAGTAAAGCCGCTTTTAAACGGGCGATGGGTAAGCTGCTTAAAGAACGAAAAGTATACCAAGAGGAAGGCTGGACTTATTTAACCTCCATGAAGCAATGA
- a CDS encoding YetF domain-containing protein produces the protein MFEFWQGDGHLTISNFIVRALVAYVFLFGIIKFIGQRTMSNLQSTDFLFAIVIGDVIGEPLINGDISLTGPFTVAVTLTLIHYFITFVSMKSAKIRRFVDEKPMVLVSRGKILRSMMKKTKITLDMLLMAMRMNNVSRMSDVQLAVLEPNGDISIITKEQAQSNNNSSKKDTSPEVMMPSVLIEDGNVIKSNLEKRNLDETWLKQQLKAQGVHDPNDVFLALLESGEQLYVSKKEEPYLH, from the coding sequence ATGTTCGAGTTTTGGCAGGGGGATGGACACCTCACGATTTCAAACTTCATCGTTCGAGCGCTGGTCGCTTATGTTTTCTTATTCGGGATCATTAAATTTATCGGTCAACGCACGATGAGTAACTTGCAATCGACTGATTTTTTATTTGCGATCGTGATCGGGGATGTGATTGGTGAACCGCTCATTAACGGGGACATCAGTTTGACAGGTCCCTTTACAGTTGCTGTTACGTTAACCTTGATTCATTATTTCATTACATTTGTGTCTATGAAATCGGCAAAAATCAGGCGGTTTGTCGACGAAAAACCGATGGTTTTAGTTTCAAGAGGGAAGATCTTGCGTTCCATGATGAAGAAAACCAAGATTACGTTGGACATGCTCTTAATGGCGATGCGGATGAACAACGTGTCGCGGATGTCTGATGTGCAATTGGCTGTGCTAGAACCGAACGGCGACATCAGTATTATTACGAAAGAACAAGCGCAGAGCAACAACAATTCGTCGAAAAAAGACACCTCTCCCGAAGTGATGATGCCGAGTGTGCTGATTGAGGATGGTAACGTGATCAAGTCTAACTTAGAAAAGCGTAATTTGGATGAAACATGGTTGAAGCAGCAATTGAAAGCGCAGGGTGTTCACGATCCAAACGATGTTTTTTTGGCTCTGCTGGAATCGGGCGAACAGCTTTACGTATCTAAAAAAGAAGAACCGTACCTCCATTAA
- the nth gene encoding endonuclease III — MNRRNMQRILDTLKEMFPDAHCELTHANPFELTIAVLLSAQATDKKVNEVTENLFDKYKTPMDYLAVPLEELEQDIRHIGLYRSKAKNIQKLCRTLIDEHDGQVPETYEELVKLAGVGRKTANVVVSNAFGVPKIAVDTHVERVSKRLGICRWKDSVLEVEKTLMKKIPEPEWTETHHRLIFFGRYHCKAQNPACEVCPLQDLCREGKKRLRKMGIVPQTAEMES, encoded by the coding sequence ATGAATAGACGAAATATGCAACGAATCCTCGATACATTAAAAGAAATGTTTCCAGACGCTCACTGCGAACTTACGCACGCCAATCCTTTTGAATTGACGATAGCTGTTTTGTTGAGCGCGCAAGCGACCGATAAAAAGGTGAATGAAGTAACAGAGAACTTATTCGATAAATATAAAACGCCCATGGATTATTTGGCTGTTCCGCTTGAGGAACTGGAGCAAGATATAAGACATATTGGCTTATATCGAAGTAAGGCTAAAAACATCCAAAAGCTTTGCCGCACCTTAATCGACGAACATGACGGACAAGTTCCCGAGACGTATGAGGAGCTAGTTAAACTTGCGGGCGTCGGCCGTAAAACAGCGAATGTCGTTGTTTCTAACGCGTTTGGCGTGCCAAAAATTGCGGTTGATACGCATGTGGAGCGAGTTAGTAAACGACTTGGCATCTGTCGCTGGAAGGACAGCGTGCTGGAAGTCGAGAAAACATTGATGAAAAAGATTCCCGAGCCTGAATGGACGGAAACGCATCATCGGTTAATCTTTTTCGGTCGCTACCATTGCAAAGCGCAAAATCCGGCTTGTGAGGTGTGCCCATTGCAAGACTTGTGTCGTGAAGGGAAGAAGCGATTGAGAAAAATGGGCATCGTCCCACAGACAGCTGAAATGGAAAGTTAA
- a CDS encoding peptidoglycan D,D-transpeptidase FtsI family protein, which produces MLYNEEKKKQQESMISRRAQLLFTIVFIFFAALIIRLAVVQIVKGEEYLQIANENSIQMIPIPAPRGNILDKNGHVLVDNKISYTAVFNEEEWMGKDYILNLANRIAPILNQPVEDILKKMDTGYDANGERVARKDPKFLEKDLKLYLEIDEMTTLAENRSEFKGIDVVVKPVRQYKEQIAVQAIGYVRPYATAENTNSVSDYYVERKEHYLPNQYVGVDGVEFSYEDTLVGENGAKKLLVNARGTLLEELEVTNPKPGSNLYLTIDHRAQADAEAFVANYLTKLRSGGGHGDLRNAKNAYVVALEIETGNIAMMVSHPKYDPNEWVRGVSTERYQDIQFAVTNGAIRSASHDVRPRAFEEAQGHPYSIVPIGSVIKPLTVLIGLNEKLIAPGDRWQDPGAYRYGRGTDTITNAGRRNLGLLTPQIALQRSSNTYMARIADSMVRNVKNPVTTFQQYHHHFGLGVRTGVMLPFESSGTEDYIDTSSQISNLAGLVQASFGQQQRFTTMQLAQFAMTLANKGERLRPQIVDRIETNGVIQKTEPETLDKLELPDTYWNVVREGMIMASSQAGGTAYRPFQGFPHAVAAKTGTSQQDIYFKGKRRSVENATFIGYSPAHNPKLAVAVIVPEAGRGTNSATYIARGIFDIYDKYIGLAGPPPTQENTENTP; this is translated from the coding sequence ATGCTTTACAATGAAGAGAAAAAAAAGCAACAAGAAAGTATGATTTCTCGCCGAGCGCAACTGTTGTTTACGATTGTTTTCATCTTCTTCGCCGCCTTGATCATCCGTTTAGCCGTCGTGCAAATTGTAAAAGGGGAAGAATACTTGCAAATCGCAAATGAAAACTCAATTCAAATGATTCCAATCCCCGCGCCGCGAGGTAATATTCTCGATAAAAATGGGCATGTGCTCGTTGATAATAAAATTTCGTATACGGCTGTTTTTAACGAGGAAGAATGGATGGGTAAGGACTATATTTTGAATTTGGCCAATCGAATCGCTCCCATTCTCAACCAACCCGTTGAAGACATTTTAAAAAAGATGGATACAGGGTATGATGCTAATGGAGAGCGTGTTGCCCGAAAAGATCCAAAGTTTTTAGAAAAAGATCTGAAGCTTTACCTCGAAATTGATGAGATGACAACCCTCGCCGAAAATCGTTCAGAATTTAAAGGGATCGATGTTGTTGTCAAACCCGTGCGACAATATAAAGAGCAAATCGCGGTGCAAGCGATCGGCTATGTGCGTCCCTACGCAACTGCAGAAAACACCAACAGTGTCAGCGACTATTATGTGGAACGAAAAGAGCACTATTTACCCAATCAGTATGTCGGGGTAGATGGCGTTGAATTTAGTTATGAGGACACGCTTGTTGGTGAAAATGGGGCCAAAAAACTGTTAGTCAATGCCCGTGGCACTTTGTTGGAAGAATTAGAAGTAACGAATCCAAAGCCAGGCAGCAACTTATATTTGACGATCGATCATCGCGCCCAAGCAGATGCGGAAGCTTTTGTCGCCAACTATTTAACCAAGCTCCGCTCTGGGGGCGGACATGGCGATCTACGCAACGCAAAAAATGCCTATGTCGTCGCGCTTGAGATAGAAACTGGCAACATTGCGATGATGGTCAGTCACCCGAAATACGATCCAAACGAATGGGTGCGTGGCGTAAGCACCGAACGCTATCAGGATATTCAATTTGCGGTGACGAACGGGGCCATTCGCAGCGCCTCGCATGACGTGCGTCCTCGGGCATTCGAAGAAGCTCAAGGCCACCCGTATTCGATCGTTCCGATCGGTTCGGTCATTAAACCTTTGACTGTGCTCATCGGTCTCAATGAAAAACTGATCGCGCCAGGTGATCGTTGGCAAGATCCAGGGGCCTACCGTTATGGAAGAGGGACGGACACGATTACGAATGCCGGGCGCCGCAATCTCGGATTGCTCACTCCGCAAATCGCGTTGCAACGATCATCCAATACGTATATGGCAAGAATTGCGGATAGCATGGTTAGAAATGTCAAAAATCCCGTCACCACTTTCCAGCAGTATCATCATCATTTCGGGCTTGGCGTGCGCACAGGCGTGATGCTTCCTTTTGAAAGCTCAGGAACAGAAGACTATATTGATACAAGCTCGCAGATCAGTAACCTAGCGGGATTAGTCCAAGCTTCTTTTGGTCAGCAGCAACGCTTTACAACAATGCAATTAGCCCAATTCGCAATGACTCTCGCTAATAAAGGCGAGCGATTGCGTCCGCAAATTGTTGATCGAATTGAAACGAACGGCGTCATTCAGAAAACGGAACCCGAAACGCTCGATAAGCTCGAATTGCCCGACACGTATTGGAATGTTGTGCGCGAAGGAATGATTATGGCCTCTTCTCAAGCAGGAGGGACCGCGTATCGCCCCTTCCAAGGCTTTCCACACGCGGTCGCGGCCAAAACAGGAACATCACAGCAAGATATTTATTTTAAGGGCAAAAGACGTTCTGTCGAAAACGCGACATTTATTGGTTACTCCCCCGCTCATAACCCGAAATTAGCGGTTGCGGTCATCGTTCCAGAAGCAGGTCGGGGCACAAACTCTGCAACCTATATTGCCAGAGGCATCTTTGATATATATGATAAATACATTGGGTTAGCGGGTCCGCCGCCAACCCAAGAAAATACAGAAAATACCCCTTAA
- a CDS encoding DUF1385 domain-containing protein: MNKHHLAHATILKDNEVVTKIYKLDNQGMRFFIYRTLFSVPFYFLLILIAAFVWISRQPTFPFYWLLLLAFGYHFMFPHSLKQYHGAEHKVFSYHGKKTLDALERVRASSIVNRNCSTNLAVTFYIVFLIGWWPLGGHLAALVALIAGWAIPRFLKPMDQKVLFPISAFLQRRVTTTEPETRHLKAALLAYISLIRNEAVTEQMLLEEKRLEQEREQIKQREERILETEYREI; encoded by the coding sequence ATGAATAAACACCATTTGGCCCATGCCACGATCTTAAAAGATAACGAAGTTGTTACGAAGATTTATAAACTCGACAATCAGGGCATGCGTTTTTTTATATATCGAACCTTGTTTTCTGTTCCATTTTACTTCTTACTTATATTGATCGCCGCTTTCGTATGGATCAGTCGTCAACCGACCTTTCCTTTCTATTGGCTCTTACTGCTCGCGTTCGGCTATCATTTTATGTTTCCACATTCCCTGAAACAATATCACGGCGCCGAGCATAAAGTATTTAGTTACCATGGTAAAAAAACGCTGGATGCGCTAGAACGGGTGCGGGCGAGCTCAATAGTCAATCGCAACTGTTCGACCAATCTGGCTGTTACCTTTTATATCGTGTTTCTGATCGGATGGTGGCCGCTTGGCGGTCACCTAGCAGCGCTCGTTGCTCTGATTGCCGGATGGGCGATCCCCCGATTTTTGAAACCGATGGACCAAAAAGTCCTTTTTCCCATCTCCGCTTTTTTGCAACGCCGCGTGACAACGACGGAACCTGAAACCCGACACCTGAAAGCCGCCCTACTTGCCTACATCAGCTTGATCCGAAATGAAGCGGTCACAGAACAGATGCTGCTAGAAGAAAAACGATTGGAACAAGAACGTGAACAAATCAAACAACGGGAAGAACGCATTTTGGAAACAGAATATAGAGAAATCTAA
- a CDS encoding glutaminase, translating into MTHDRHAKQLRTWTEQARRYTREGKSADYIPALAQVDPSQLGVCIVGKEGRLVAGDSDVSFTLQSISKIISFMVACLECGIDCVLERVDVEPTGDAFDSIIRLEASRTGKPFNPMINAGALTIASLLPGGTPTEKLNRLQSWLEMWIGRRLPLNQTVFESEWKTANRNRAIAYYLKETDYLQGDVEDVLEVYLKLCSLEVRLDDLALIGWILALDGYHPLRQTQVIPKRLARLTKAIMVTCGMYNASGKFAAFVGLPAKSGVSGGILCAMPPRLRSKQMPFREGCGIGVYGPAIGDDGNSVAGVKLLQQLSEQWDVNLF; encoded by the coding sequence ATGACGCATGACAGACATGCAAAGCAGTTGCGAACCTGGACAGAGCAGGCGCGACGGTACACACGTGAAGGTAAAAGCGCGGATTACATTCCAGCCCTGGCCCAGGTTGATCCGAGCCAGCTTGGCGTTTGTATTGTAGGTAAGGAGGGGAGATTGGTCGCTGGCGATAGTGATGTCTCCTTTACGCTACAAAGTATTTCGAAAATCATTAGCTTCATGGTTGCTTGTTTAGAATGCGGCATCGATTGTGTTTTGGAGCGTGTCGATGTCGAGCCGACCGGAGATGCGTTCGATTCAATTATTCGATTGGAAGCCTCGCGCACAGGCAAGCCGTTTAACCCGATGATTAACGCGGGGGCGCTAACGATTGCTTCGTTATTGCCTGGGGGTACGCCAACGGAAAAATTAAATCGACTGCAAAGTTGGTTGGAAATGTGGATTGGTAGACGATTGCCCCTCAATCAAACGGTATTTGAGTCGGAATGGAAGACCGCTAATCGGAATCGAGCCATCGCTTACTACTTAAAGGAAACCGACTATTTGCAAGGTGACGTGGAAGACGTTTTGGAAGTGTATCTGAAATTATGTTCGCTAGAAGTCCGTTTAGACGATCTCGCCTTGATCGGTTGGATTCTGGCCTTGGATGGCTATCATCCGTTACGTCAAACGCAAGTGATCCCGAAACGGTTAGCCCGATTGACAAAAGCGATCATGGTCACGTGCGGGATGTACAATGCTTCCGGTAAATTCGCGGCATTCGTTGGTTTACCCGCAAAAAGCGGTGTCTCAGGGGGGATTCTTTGCGCGATGCCGCCGCGACTGCGTTCGAAACAAATGCCATTTCGTGAAGGGTGCGGGATTGGCGTGTACGGGCCTGCAATCGGCGATGATGGAAACAGTGTGGCAGGCGTGAAGTTGTTACAACAGTTAAGCGAGCAATGGGATGTTAATCTTTTTTAA
- a CDS encoding isoprenylcysteine carboxyl methyltransferase family protein, with the protein MSTFFLFLYALLITQRLLELRVAKRNSNWMESRGGTEVGQGHYKYIVLIHVGFLASLFGEVALAPTAGLPVWWALPFGLFLAAQVLRYWCIQSLGRFWNTRIYTIPNEPLVKKGPYRWLKHPNYLIVMTEMISFPLIFGAYTTALVWSGINLLFLKFVRIPIEEQALQIRAENQD; encoded by the coding sequence ATGAGTACCTTTTTTCTATTTTTGTATGCATTGTTAATTACACAACGGCTCCTTGAATTGCGGGTCGCGAAACGCAATAGCAATTGGATGGAGTCCCGTGGTGGAACAGAAGTCGGTCAGGGGCACTATAAGTACATTGTGCTGATTCATGTTGGCTTTCTCGCAAGTCTCTTTGGGGAGGTCGCGCTGGCGCCCACTGCGGGTTTGCCCGTTTGGTGGGCGCTCCCCTTTGGCTTGTTTCTCGCGGCGCAGGTGTTGCGTTATTGGTGCATTCAATCGTTAGGCCGATTTTGGAACACGCGAATTTATACAATTCCTAACGAACCGCTTGTCAAAAAAGGACCGTACCGCTGGCTAAAACACCCCAACTATCTGATTGTAATGACAGAAATGATCAGCTTTCCCCTTATATTCGGCGCGTACACGACAGCTCTTGTCTGGTCCGGGATCAACCTTTTATTTCTAAAATTCGTTCGGATTCCAATTGAGGAACAAGCATTACAAATTCGAGCGGAAAACCAAGATTAA
- a CDS encoding type III polyketide synthase yields the protein MPTIISTGIAPPEHRVGQAEVKPFIRDMFADIFSDIDRLLTIFENTHIESRHFCVPLDWFQKNHTFAEKNERYIEQATELSIRAFQTALDEAELKLDDISHLYFVSSSGLATPSMDARILNEMKAEPHTKRTPLWGLGCGGGAAGLARAFEYVQAYPTEIAVVIAVELCGLTFQRNDLTKSNLVATSLFGDGAAAVIVAGSEAKVRSGIKLKASHSVFWPDTLDVMGWNFSSSGFHVVFSRDIPTMVHSHVAPEVSRFIKGQGLNKIDHYILHPGGKKVLDAFRESLGIREEQLDIPELILKQYGNMSSCTVLYVLDEFLRQQRIQAGESGLIAALGPGFSLEMLTVEGRDK from the coding sequence ATGCCAACCATTATTAGTACGGGGATTGCTCCGCCCGAGCATCGGGTTGGACAAGCAGAAGTAAAACCATTCATTCGCGATATGTTCGCCGATATTTTCTCGGATATCGATCGATTGTTAACCATTTTTGAAAACACGCACATTGAAAGCCGCCACTTCTGTGTACCACTCGACTGGTTTCAAAAGAACCATACGTTTGCCGAAAAAAATGAACGCTACATCGAACAAGCGACCGAGCTGTCGATTCGCGCTTTCCAAACCGCGCTAGACGAGGCTGAGCTAAAACTGGACGATATTTCACACCTTTATTTTGTGTCTTCATCTGGCCTGGCAACTCCGAGTATGGATGCTCGTATTTTAAACGAAATGAAGGCGGAGCCTCATACAAAACGCACCCCGTTGTGGGGGCTCGGTTGCGGCGGCGGAGCGGCGGGGCTGGCGCGCGCGTTTGAATATGTACAAGCTTACCCGACCGAAATCGCAGTTGTGATTGCGGTCGAATTGTGTGGACTCACCTTTCAACGCAACGACTTAACGAAAAGTAATCTAGTGGCCACTTCCTTGTTCGGGGACGGCGCTGCCGCTGTGATTGTAGCAGGTTCAGAAGCGAAGGTTCGCTCTGGAATCAAATTGAAGGCATCGCATAGTGTTTTTTGGCCAGACACACTCGATGTGATGGGCTGGAATTTTTCTTCTTCTGGGTTCCACGTCGTGTTTTCTCGCGATATTCCGACGATGGTCCACAGCCATGTTGCGCCAGAGGTATCCCGTTTTATTAAAGGGCAAGGACTGAACAAAATCGACCACTACATTTTGCATCCCGGCGGAAAAAAAGTGTTAGACGCTTTCCGTGAATCGTTGGGGATCCGTGAGGAACAATTAGATATCCCTGAACTCATTTTAAAACAATATGGCAACATGTCCTCTTGCACTGTCCTTTATGTACTAGACGAGTTTTTGCGACAACAGCGGATTCAAGCGGGAGAAAGCGGATTGATCGCGGCGCTTGGACCCGGATTTAGTCTTGAAATGTTAACGGTAGAGGGGCGGGATAAATGA